In one Leguminivora glycinivorella isolate SPB_JAAS2020 unplaced genomic scaffold, LegGlyc_1.1 Scaffold6, whole genome shotgun sequence genomic region, the following are encoded:
- the LOC125242071 gene encoding uncharacterized protein LOC125242071: MRYSILWKEGSLRWYTDGSKSGSEVGCGVYGETPRRAKSLNLGRYCSIFQAEVYAILECASINLQCNYVNHTIYIHSDSQAALLALTSDVITSKLVENCRQLLNNLGSKNKVVLRWVPGHAGIEGNEKADELARTGAKGKHHGPEPFCGIPKSLTKLTLKTYCQYKTIQLWRNTPGMNHSKALIRAYSKKASSNALALSRNQLRNLVRVLTGHCHLNKHMHTIGKRANGRCRFCLESDETPLHILAECPSLMRTRNMILGSYQFLPEDVRFLDLKKILQVFEFVGLDREL, encoded by the coding sequence ATGCGGTACTCGATATTATGGAAAGAAGGAAGCCTAAGGTGGTACACTGACGGCTCCAAATCCGGATCTGAAGTAGGCTGCGGAGTATACGGCGAAACGCCTAGAAGGGCTAAAAGCCTAAATCTAGGACGGTATTGCTCTATATTCCAGGCAGAGGTATACGCCATCTTAGAATGCGCGTCAATCAACCTGCAATGCAACTACGTCAACCATACTATTTACATCCACTCGGATAGCCAGGCGGCACTCTTAGCCCTAACTTCGGACGTCATAACGTCCAAGCTGGTTGAGAACTGCAGGCAACTATTAAACAACCTTGGATCCAAAAACAAGGTTGTCTTAAGATGGGTCCCGGGGCACGCAGGCATCGAAGGCAACGAGAAAGCCGACGAGCTTGCACGTACGGGGGCAAAGGGTAAGCACCATGGCCCAGAGCCTTTCTGCGGTATCCCGAAAAGTCTTACGAAACTAACCCTAAAGACCTACTGTCAATACAAAACTATTCAGCTCTGGAGGAACACGCCAGGCATGAACCATTCCAAGGCTCTCATCAGAGCCTACAGCAAAAAGGCATCCTCAAATGCCTTGGCGCTGTCAAGGAACCAACTTCGCAACCTAGTGAGGGTGCTGACAGGGCATTGCCACCTGAACAAGCACATGCACACTATCGGGAAACGTGCAAACGGGCGGTGCAGATTCTGTCTAGAGTCTGATGAAACGCCCCTGCACATCCTGGCAGAGTGCCCCTCTCTAATGCGCACACGTAACATGATTCTGGGCAGCTACCAATTTCTCCCAGAGGATGTGAGGTTTCTCGATCTCAAAAAGATACTACAAGTCTTTGAATTTGTAGGACTTGATCGAGAGTTGTAG